The genomic stretch TCAATCCCAAAGGATGAACTGAATCTTTCCGTAAAGAAGTTTTTTAAAAAAGGCTTTCTGTGGAAGGAGGTTCCGATCAGGCTTGATTGCGGGGCAACAAAATACATAGAGTTTCTGGCCAAAAGAGGTATTGGTGAGGATTTCTTTTTTGTTGTCATGAGGGACATATCTTCTAAGAAGATTCTGGAGCGGGAATTCTCTATGAATGAACAGCTTTTTAAGGACTTGTTTGACAGAGCAGTTGACGGAATCGTCCTGTTTGATAAAGATGGCGGTTTTATTGATGCAAATTTGTCCTTTTGTAAAAGCTTTGAAATCAATCATAATGAGCTGTCTCATTTATCTTTGTATGAGTTCATAGACAGCGGCTCACGAAAAGATTTCGACAATATCTGGAAGGCGCTCAACCGCAAGGGAAAAGCGAAGGGGGAGCTGCCTGTCAAGCTTCGTTCAGGAGTTCAAAAACTATTTGAATTCACGATTACATCAAACATCATCAGCGGTTTTTATATGTCCATTATGAGGGATATCACAGAGAAGCGGTCTATGGAGCTGCAGCTCTTTAAAAGTGAGGAGCGCTTCAGAGAAATCTTTGAAAATGCAATGGACGCCATCATCATCTGGTCGAATGACGGAAGAATCGTAAAAGCGAATCAATCAGCCTGTAAAATTTTTGAGCTGCCGATGAATTTGCTGTTGAAAAGAAAGCTGTGTGATTTTCTCGTTGACTCGCAGCAGAAATACAGCATAACGAAGAGGAAATACGCAAAATACGGAGAGATCAGAGAAGAGCTGCTGTTTCAAATGGGGAACGGCCAATTCAAAGAGCTTGAATTTACTTCAAAACGGACAATCCTTGAAAATCAGCATTTGACGATCTTAAGAAATGTAAGCGACAGAAAGCGGATGGAAAAGGAGCTTCGGGAAAGCGAGCTGAAATTCAGAAAAGTGTTCAACGGATCAATGGACGGCAATGTATTGTTCGACAATCAATACAGGATCATCGACGCCAACCCGTTAGCAAGCCATATTTTGGGCCTGTCACATGAAGAGATCAAACAGCACAGCCTGTTAGATATTATTTCTGCTTATGAAATAGAAAATTTGGCATCACCGGCAAGGCAGATTAATTTTGATGAAATGGACAACGAAATTCCATTTTTGCTGAGCAGCGGTGATAACAGAAAACTCGAATTCTCATTTAAACGGAATATTATTCAAAATATGAACTTGGCTATCTTTAAAGACGTAACAGAGCGAAAAGAATTGGAGGAGCGCCTGCGCAAATCAGATACCCTTCATGTTGTCGGCGAACTCGCAGCCGGTATTGCTCATGAAATCAGAAATCCGATGACTGCTCTTAAAGGCTTCATTCAGCTTCTGAAAGGGAGTGTCGAGGGAGACTACGCCCTTTACTTCAACGTGATCACCTCAGAACTAAAGCGCATCGAATCCATCATCACCGAATTCTTGATTTTAGCCAAGCCCCAGGCCATTATGTATGAGGAAAAACATGTTACCCAAATTATGAGGGACACGATAGACCTTCTAAATGCGCAAGCCAATCTCAGCAATGTACAAATGCAACTTGATTTAATTGACGACATTCCCCCGATTTACTGTGAACCGAATCAGCTGAAACAGGTTTTTATCAATATATTAAAAAACGCCATCGAAGTGATGCCTGACGGCGGAAATATTTTTGTAACGATAAAGGCATTGGATCAAGATCATGTTCTAATCTCCTTAAAAGACGAGGGAATCGGAATGACAGAAGATAAATTAAAGCGACTTGGTGAACCGTTTTATACGACAAAGGAACGGGGAACTGGACTTGGGCTTATGGTAAGCTATAAAATTATTGAAGAACATCAAGGCGAGATTATGGTAGAAAGTGAAGAAGGGAAGGGCACCGTTTTCCATATTACGCTT from Bacillus subtilis subsp. subtilis str. 168 encodes the following:
- the kinE gene encoding two-component sensor histidine kinase (Evidence 1a: Function from experimental evidences in the studied strain; PubMedId: 11069677, 12169614, 16166384, 25701730; Product type rc: receptor), whose product is METLGVQTNSELREELNRLKEENARLKKELNQHQVIVNNTLDAIFICDNEMRIVQANEATERMLQVDSEDLKKRSVLDFLFSIPKDELNLSVKKFFKKGFLWKEVPIRLDCGATKYIEFLAKRGIGEDFFFVVMRDISSKKILEREFSMNEQLFKDLFDRAVDGIVLFDKDGGFIDANLSFCKSFEINHNELSHLSLYEFIDSGSRKDFDNIWKALNRKGKAKGELPVKLRSGVQKLFEFTITSNIISGFYMSIMRDITEKRSMELQLFKSEERFREIFENAMDAIIIWSNDGRIVKANQSACKIFELPMNLLLKRKLCDFLVDSQQKYSITKRKYAKYGEIREELLFQMGNGQFKELEFTSKRTILENQHLTILRNVSDRKRMEKELRESELKFRKVFNGSMDGNVLFDNQYRIIDANPLASHILGLSHEEIKQHSLLDIISAYEIENLASPARQINFDEMDNEIPFLLSSGDNRKLEFSFKRNIIQNMNLAIFKDVTERKELEERLRKSDTLHVVGELAAGIAHEIRNPMTALKGFIQLLKGSVEGDYALYFNVITSELKRIESIITEFLILAKPQAIMYEEKHVTQIMRDTIDLLNAQANLSNVQMQLDLIDDIPPIYCEPNQLKQVFINILKNAIEVMPDGGNIFVTIKALDQDHVLISLKDEGIGMTEDKLKRLGEPFYTTKERGTGLGLMVSYKIIEEHQGEIMVESEEGKGTVFHITLPVRQNAEERRNDE